One genomic region from Sulfurimonas sp. encodes:
- the hslV gene encoding ATP-dependent protease subunit HslV, with product MFDATTILAYKGKNKAVIGGDGQVTFGDSVLKGNATKIRTLGHGKILAGFAGSTADAFNLFDMFEEFLEDKKGDLLKSVIEFSKAWRKDKVLRRLEAMMIVLNNKHIFILTGNGDVVEPEDGEIASIGSGGNYAISAARALKKHSALDDEELVRESLSIAADLCIYTNHNIKTLILEKGK from the coding sequence ATGTTTGATGCTACTACTATACTTGCCTATAAGGGCAAAAACAAAGCTGTAATAGGTGGAGATGGACAAGTTACTTTTGGGGATTCTGTTCTTAAAGGTAATGCTACAAAAATCAGAACTCTTGGTCATGGCAAAATTTTAGCAGGTTTTGCAGGTAGTACCGCAGATGCTTTTAATCTTTTTGATATGTTTGAAGAGTTTTTAGAAGATAAAAAAGGTGACCTTTTAAAATCTGTCATAGAGTTTTCAAAAGCATGGAGAAAAGATAAAGTTCTTCGCAGACTTGAAGCTATGATGATTGTCTTAAACAATAAACATATTTTTATACTCACAGGAAATGGTGATGTTGTTGAGCCTGAAGATGGAGAAATTGCATCTATTGGAAGTGGTGGGAACTATGCTATTTCAGCTGCAAGAGCCTTGAAAAAACACTCTGCACTTGATGATGAAGAGTTAGTAAGAGAGAGTTTAAGCATAGCCGCAGACCTCTGCATCTATACAAATCACAATATCAAAACACTTATACTAGAAAAAGGCAAGTAA
- the hslU gene encoding HslU--HslV peptidase ATPase subunit, which produces MNLTPKEIVKYLDNYVISQRDAKKTIALALRTRYRRMKLSPELQDEIMPKNILMIGSTGVGKTEISRRLAKMMKVPFIKVEASKYTEVGFVGRDVESMIRDLVVNSISIVKAEKEEENKEKMENYVINKIVEKLIPPLPDSASESKQDDYQRLLLVMEKRVINAEMDDKIIELEFDKVHVEFNDTNLPPEMAKVQESFSKIFDTMNKEDNKKEVTVKDAKSILKHEASSKLLDMTNINTEALKRAQDGGIIFLDEIDKIAISAKSQGRNDPSKEGVQRDLLPIVEGSSVTTKYGVINTDHILFIAAGAFHLTKPSDLIPELQGRFPLRVELESLTEETLYKILTQTQNSLLKQYEALLSVEGLKLIFEDEAIRAIAHLAHKANEITEDIGARRLHTVLEKILEDISFDADEHNGEEFIIDAKLVHDKLDMVVDDDDLSRYIL; this is translated from the coding sequence ATGAACCTTACTCCAAAAGAGATAGTTAAATATTTAGATAATTATGTCATCTCTCAAAGAGATGCTAAAAAAACTATTGCTTTAGCACTTAGAACAAGATATAGACGCATGAAACTAAGTCCTGAACTTCAAGATGAAATCATGCCTAAAAATATTTTAATGATTGGCTCAACTGGTGTTGGTAAAACAGAAATTTCAAGAAGACTTGCCAAAATGATGAAAGTTCCTTTTATTAAAGTTGAAGCATCTAAATATACAGAAGTTGGTTTTGTTGGTCGTGATGTTGAGTCTATGATTAGAGATTTAGTTGTTAACTCTATATCTATCGTTAAAGCTGAAAAAGAAGAAGAAAACAAAGAGAAAATGGAAAACTATGTTATTAATAAAATAGTTGAAAAACTTATTCCTCCCCTTCCAGATAGTGCAAGTGAAAGTAAACAGGATGACTACCAACGACTCTTACTTGTAATGGAAAAAAGAGTAATTAACGCAGAGATGGACGATAAAATCATAGAACTTGAATTTGACAAGGTTCATGTAGAGTTTAACGATACAAATTTACCTCCAGAGATGGCAAAAGTTCAAGAAAGTTTTTCTAAAATATTTGACACCATGAACAAAGAAGATAACAAAAAAGAAGTTACAGTAAAAGATGCTAAATCTATACTAAAACATGAAGCAAGCAGTAAACTTTTAGATATGACAAATATCAATACAGAGGCTCTTAAAAGAGCCCAAGACGGTGGTATAATATTTTTAGATGAGATAGATAAAATTGCTATTAGTGCAAAATCTCAAGGAAGAAATGACCCGAGCAAAGAAGGCGTTCAAAGAGATTTACTTCCAATAGTTGAAGGCAGTAGTGTTACTACAAAATATGGAGTTATAAATACTGACCATATTCTTTTTATAGCTGCTGGAGCTTTTCATCTAACCAAACCAAGTGACCTAATCCCTGAGCTTCAAGGTAGATTTCCACTAAGGGTTGAGCTTGAATCATTAACAGAAGAAACACTATATAAAATTCTTACTCAAACTCAGAACTCTTTGTTAAAACAATATGAAGCTCTGTTGAGTGTTGAGGGTTTAAAACTAATATTTGAAGATGAAGCGATTAGAGCAATCGCCCACTTGGCTCACAAAGCAAATGAAATCACAGAAGACATAGGAGCAAGAAGATTGCATACTGTCTTAGAAAAGATTTTAGAAGATATAAGTTTTGATGCAGATGAACATAATGGTGAAGAGTTTATTATAGACGCTAAATTAGTACATGATAAACTAGACATGGTTGTTGATGATGATGA
- the rplI gene encoding 50S ribosomal protein L9, producing MKVLLIKDVKSLGKKGEVKEVKDGYGKNFLIGKGFARHATAEILSQHAQDEIIVAQNLEKEVNILKEIAKDLDKAEIIITKKLGQNGHLFGSVTKDEIANALKEQHGIEIDKKHINEKHAIKTIGEHDLDFKLGHGLHAVLHVDVQGE from the coding sequence ATGAAAGTATTATTGATTAAAGATGTAAAAAGTTTAGGAAAAAAAGGCGAGGTTAAGGAAGTTAAAGATGGTTATGGAAAAAACTTTTTAATTGGAAAAGGTTTTGCAAGACATGCAACTGCTGAGATACTTTCTCAACATGCACAAGATGAGATAATAGTAGCTCAAAATCTTGAAAAAGAAGTAAATATTCTTAAAGAAATTGCAAAAGATTTAGATAAAGCAGAAATAATCATAACTAAAAAGCTAGGTCAAAATGGTCACCTTTTTGGTTCTGTAACAAAAGATGAAATAGCTAATGCCCTTAAAGAACAACATGGTATTGAGATAGATAAAAAACATATAAATGAAAAACATGCTATCAAAACTATCGGTGAACATGATTTAGATTTTAAACTAGGTCACGGTCTTCACGCGGTACTTCATGTGGATGTTCAAGGAGAATAA
- a CDS encoding ferredoxin-thioredoxin reductase catalytic domain-containing protein, whose product MAIKKIDMNSPEFINEMKKTIAFTDDVVKNLGLEYNPELTVNEGVQMGLARNKMMYNERFCPCFMVEEVDGVHKSVDARTCPCEPAKTKEIPQTGSCHCGIFCTPEFAANKRLEMQAEEVVHTHSRGLTKEECELLVNQNELDSDELLALLEARELDMVTFKLVDVREDMEWQMGHINGADKLVPTSSFYQAIEEAKLDKNENIILYCHVGSRSAHVARILPDMGYTKIGNLTHGIVSYSGKINR is encoded by the coding sequence ATGGCTATAAAAAAAATCGATATGAACTCTCCTGAGTTTATAAATGAGATGAAAAAAACAATTGCATTTACTGATGATGTTGTAAAAAATCTAGGTTTAGAATACAACCCAGAACTCACGGTTAATGAGGGTGTTCAGATGGGTCTTGCAAGAAACAAGATGATGTATAACGAAAGATTCTGTCCATGTTTTATGGTTGAGGAAGTTGATGGAGTTCATAAAAGTGTAGATGCTAGGACTTGCCCTTGTGAACCAGCCAAAACAAAAGAGATTCCTCAAACTGGTTCATGCCATTGTGGGATATTTTGTACTCCTGAGTTTGCAGCAAACAAACGATTAGAGATGCAAGCAGAAGAAGTTGTACATACTCACTCAAGAGGTCTTACAAAAGAAGAATGTGAGCTTTTAGTAAATCAAAATGAACTTGATAGTGATGAACTTTTGGCTCTTTTAGAAGCTAGAGAACTTGATATGGTTACTTTTAAACTTGTAGATGTTCGTGAAGATATGGAGTGGCAGATGGGGCATATAAATGGTGCTGATAAGTTAGTTCCAACAAGTAGTTTTTACCAAGCGATAGAAGAAGCCAAACTTGATAAAAATGAAAACATTATACTCTACTGTCATGTTGGAAGTCGTTCTGCTCATGTTGCAAGAATCTTACCAGATATGGGCTATACAAAAATAGGAAACTTAACTCATGGCATAGTTTCTTATAGTGGCAAGATAAATAGATAA